GCTCTTCGACATCACTGGATCAGACGCGCCTGTAGACGGGTCTTTTGCTGCCGGGGCACGACTACAGATCCGCGGCGGCACCGGGCCGGGTGGTGGTCGCGCGCTGTTCGCATTCACGTGCCAGGACGAGATCGCGCGCCTGTACCCGCCGGACACTCAAACTCAGTCGATGGTCACGCCGGCGACGGGCGCGCTGGAGCTGGCGCGGCAACAACGCGATGACTGGCTCTATATCGACCCCGCAGGTCCAACGTGCGCGTTGGCGGCCGCACACATCGATTTTGCCCTGCGGAATCCGAACAATCAGCCACTGAAGACAGCGCTTGCGGCGCTGCACGCCGGCCATACGGACAGGCGCGGCGTCCTGCAGGTGCTCCTGGCGGAGGGTCAGATGCTGCTGGCCGCGGACGAAACATCCGTCCCGGGCAGTGTGACGGTTCGTTCGACGCCGTCGGCCGACGGCTCACGCGCCCTGGTGTGTTTCACCAGCGCTCCAGAGGTCGTTGTTTTCAACGTATCGGATGCTTTTTTTGCGCGCCCCACACAAGAAGTGCTCGACATGATTCGCACGGATGGGTATAGCGGACTCGTCATAAACCCCGCTGGGCCATCAATAACGTTCTCGAGGGACGAAATCGAGAGCGGCTCCGGCTTATCCGGTTAAGCAACGTAACTCCGCAGCAGACTCGATGATGCGTCGAAGACGACCGATCGGCTGCGGCCAGACGCTCAGTCGCAGTTGCCTTCTGGGCGTCGACGTCGATGGCCAGCACGGGTTCACCGAAGATTCCAGCCGACGCATCGACCGATTTCCTCCAGCGCTTCGGACGATAATTCGGGATGCAGCTGGCTGAATCTGCCCATGATGTCGTTGACGCCTTCGGCCAAGGTCATGTCGCCCCAGTCGATCGGCATAGCAACGGCTTCCCGGACTATCGCGATGACCCGATCTGCAACAGCGCTTCCCTCGCTCTCGCCGTAGCGGTCGATGAGCTTTTGGCGATCAACGCCCGGTATAGCCGATTCCCTGATACTGGTAACGACGGCTTCACTGATGCGGTCTGCGTCCATCGAATGGGTCCACCCTAACGGTCGAAACACCGAGCGCTGCAACCATAACGGTGCAAGGCAACTAGACGCACCATCGCCACAGTCAACATCAAGGAACCTGACAGGAAGACCCACCAGGCTGTGACCTGCAGGCCACCGACGACCAATTCCGGTCACACATTCGCTTGCACTACTCTCGTGCACGCCTCTGAAGCAATGCCCTGTGCGCAGGCTCAAAGTGTATGTCGAATAGCGACTGCAGCCATGTCAGTATCGTGTCATCCTGTGCGCCCAGTCCCGGCGTCTCCAAGTTGTCTTCCGCATCGCTCAGGAGCAGCATAAAGTGCCACTCCTTCGAATCGTTGGTAAGACCAAACTCATTGGGTGCATCGGGGAGGGCGAGCATGAAGTCGATTCCGCCGTCGCGGGCCGACCAGCAGACCTGGAGTTTGCAATCACTACGGCGGTAATACACCGCCCACGCTGGACGGTTGCCGTGGACGATGGGTTCCTGCACCTCATCGAGTGTGAAGCCGGCATTCGACAGCGTTGGTTTCAGAAAACGTTCTAGCTCAACCGGCTTCATCGCTAGCTGCCTCCCTCATAAACCCATGAGTTTCCGTGCTGGGTGTAACCGTATGCGGCCGCGTTATACTTGAGGAAGTTGATCTCGAGAGCTGAGAATGATCGCCTCTGCACCGCCGCAATCTGCTCGACGCTTTCGAACCCATCAGGCAAGACATATTCGATACGTGGCACTCCATTCTCCAACTGCGTGCGCAGGAATTGCTCATTCACCTCCCATGTAACAGTTCTCGCTTGTTCATCACTGAGTCCGTGGCTAAGGGCGTTCCAGGTTGCGTCACCGGTGTCGAAGTAGATCCCGCCGTTACTCCGCGCTTCACCGATGTATCCATCATCCATTCCGGCCCACTTCCCTAGAACCACTCGGTCTGCGTTCCCCGTGTCGGGTGGACCCGGCATGTGGTGCGTGGACAGGTCTGCGACTTGCCGGGCCAGATCCAGGGTCGATTGCCCGTTCGCGACGGCGTCGTTGAGATTCGATGCGATTTCGGGAGCGTGAGACGAGTATCCGTCGGAGTAATCCCAAACGCCGGGTGCTGGATACTCTCCAGCGAGCGGTGTTGGAAAGGCTTCGGCGGCAGGGTGGTGTCCACTGGGCACATCGACGAGGTGCGATGGAATGCCCACGCCCGCGATATCGTCGAGCGCTCCTGCTCGTGCGACGAGAGCAGCTTCGCCGCCGAAGATGACACCAGGTGCGGCGATGGCACCCTCGGCTGCCTTCCCGCCGAGGTAATACGCCGCACTCGGAGAGTCGAGCGCATTGTTGACTTCGTCGACTGCCGCTCCAACCGGGTTCGTGATTTGGTCGTTGGTGCTCTCGAGTAGGTCACGCCACGACTCCCACACACCCGGTGCCCCCGGCCCGCCCTGTCCGATCAGGTTTTTGATGCCTTGTTCGGTCTCGAACCAACGATCGGCAAAGCCCTCTGCGAAGCCGGGCGGCGGCATCTTGTCCGGTTCCGGCGGGGTGTAGGGCTTGAGCGGTTGTCGTGCCGCGGACACCATCGCATCTAGGCGCGCTTCGATCTGATCCGGCGGAACACCGTCGCGAAGCATCGTCTGCCGGGCCAACGCCTTGAACTTTTCGACCTTCGCCGGATTCAACGGAACCGGTGCCGCAGAACCGTCGACCCCCTGGGCGCCCGACGGGACGGGTCGTCCGGCGAGCTGATCGAGTGCGCTGTCCAAGCTGTCCGGTTGCGACGCGCTGTCCGCGGATGGCGGTGCTTGCCGTTCCCCAGTGCCGGGCAGCAAAAGGTCCTCCACCGAGGACGCCGTCTTCACCTCAGGAGCCGGGATGCCGGTGGCCCTGGCAATCGCCCCCGCCAGGTCGGCATCCACTCCTTCGCCCTGGGCCAGTACTGCGGCGATCTGCGCTTGCAAGTCGGCGACTTTGGCTGCCACCTTAGCCGCGGCCTCGTCATCCAAATACGCTGTGTCCGGCGGGATTACCTGGTTCGTGGACTCGTCGATCTGTACCGCGGGCGCCTCGGCGGCGAAATCTAGGATGTCCGTGATCTTTTGGGCAACCTGCTCAGCTTGCTGCTGTGCGGCCTCCATGTCGGCGGCCGCTTTGCCCAGGTTCTCCGCCACCCCCTCGTGCTCACCGGCGGTGGCCACCATCGCCGCCCGCGCCGAGTCTCCGCCGTCGCCCTCCCACGTGGAGGCCGTCGCCAACGACCGATAGAAGTCAGCCGAATTCGTATGGTTCGCCGCGGCCCCACGGGTGGACGCGGCGAGATCCGCGATTTCGGGCGGCCACTCCCGCAGCTCCCTCAAGTTCAGCGCCACGGCGTCAGCTCAGCGCAGCACCCGCGTCGTCGATTCCGTCGGCGCTGGCGGTGTCCGTATCCGCATAGCGCGCCGCTGCTTCGCGGTGTCCCTGCGCGTTCGTGGCGAAGTGCTTGGCGAAGCGGGCGCTGTCGGCCTCCCAGGCTGCCAACATCTGCGGCACTGCGGCAGCCGACAAGCCCGCCCCCAGATTCGCCTGGCTCGCCCGCGCGAGCGCCTTCCCATGGGTCGCCAAGAACTCGCTTGCGTGTCCGTCGAGTTGGTCCGCCGCCGCGTGCAGCTCTGTCAGATCAACCTTCAACGGCTCGTTCGGATTCGACACCCCGCACCCCCAGCAAACAGCATTTGATAGCAACCCTACCGCCGTCAGTGACCCGTGCTCGACACCAATATCAGACGCGGATCGGGGCGGTTCAGTGACGGCTGACGCCACGACTCGCGCGCGATGCCACGTAATCGAGCCAGGTCAGGCCAGGATCGATGCGAGTTCTGCGCGAGGTATCGAGACCGTCCGCGGACCAGCGGCCGAGATGGTCCACTGCCCCTGGCTGAGGAAGAACAGCACCGCGTCATCGGTGAGGGCGAAGTTCTTGTACATCCCCGCGCCGATGGGGTTGTCGCCGACGGTCACGCTGGGCAACTGCTTTTCCAAATCGGCCGCCACGAGACGGTCGAGCATCGCGACGGGGTCGGCGTCTGGTTTGAACAGCGCGTCGAATGTGATCGGCGCCTTCTTGCCGAGGTCGAAATTGAGGGCGTCGTAGTTCGTCACCGGATGGGCGCCGCCGAAGTTGACGTACTCCTCGAACACCAGGCTTTCGGTGCCCGAGCCCGGCGCGCCCGACCGGAATGTCTGCGACTTGATGTCGAGCGCTTTGGGCACATCGCGGGCCGGCTGATCCTCGACTAAGTCGATGAACTCGTCGCGTTGATCGGTCAGGACCTCAGCCACCGCGTCTTGGTCCGGGTAGTCGACCGGGAAGCTCATGTCGATCGTGTAGTCGGGCGTCTCGGTGTGGACCGTGCAGAGATTGGCGGCGCCGACCGTTCCCTCGAGCTCCGTGCACGCGGAGGACTCAGCAGCCGCGGCGGTCGGCGCGGCGGAAGTGGTGGCCGTCCCGGACGTTGAGGTTGTCGTTGGCGTCGTCACCGCCTCCGACGACGCCGCCGGCTCGGTGGAACTGTCACACGCCGCCACGGTGAGGATCACCGCGACCGCAATCACGAGGTGCCGGTTCTTCATGCATGGAGCATGCCTCACTCGACATCGGCGGTCACTGCAATCACCAGGGTCAGCCCACAGCGGACGCCGACGGCGGGGCCGAGCCACCCTCCGGTTCGCGGTCCGTCATCAACGCGACGATCTTGTCGCGGTCGGCCTCCGACGGAAGGCCCATCCCGGGCGCGTACCCGTAGACCTCGTGCAGCGGGGTCGAGCCAATCCGGCCGTTCAGGATGTCCACCGACTCGGTCTTGATCAGGCCGGGATGCTCCACACCGCAGGCCTCGGCCACCTTGACCAAATCGCGGCGCAGCGTCTTGACGTAATTCGCCATCCGCTCGGCCTTGACTTCCGGCACCACGCCGCGGGCCAGCCACGCGTTCTGAGTGGCGACCCCGGTGGGACACGTGTCGGTATGGCACTTCTGCGCCTGAATGCAGCCGATCGCGAGCATGGCCTCCCGTGCGACATTGACCATGTCGCAGCCAAGCGCGAAGCCGATGATCGCGTTGTCGGGCAGGCCGAGCTTGCCGCCACCGATGAAGACAACCTGCTCGTGCAGACCCCGGTTGGCGAAGATTTGGTACACCTGAGCGAAACCGAGTTGAAAGGGCAGGGAGACGGTGTCGGTGAAAATCATCGGCGCCGCGCCCGTGCCGCCCTCGCCGCCGTCGATGGTGACGAAGTCGACACCGCGTCCGGTCTCCTGCATGAGATCGGTTAGCTCGCACCAGAATTCGAGATCACCGACGGCCGACTTGATCCCGACCGGTAAACCCGTCTCGGCGGCGAGCAGTTCAACCCAGTCCAGCAAGCTGTCAGTGTCGCTGAACTCCGCATGCCGCGACGGGCTGATGCAGTCACGGCCCTCCGGTATCCCGCGCGCCTCGGCGATCTCCGCTGACACCTTCGGCGCGGGCAGCAGCCCACCGAGGCTCGGCTTGGCACCCTGACTGAGCTTGATTTCGAGAGCACGGACCGGAGCGCCGGCCACCACGGCCTTGAGCTTGTCGAGATCGAAACGACCATCG
The sequence above is drawn from the Mycobacterium gallinarum genome and encodes:
- a CDS encoding ESX-1 secretion-associated protein; the encoded protein is MSNPNEPLKVDLTELHAAADQLDGHASEFLATHGKALARASQANLGAGLSAAAVPQMLAAWEADSARFAKHFATNAQGHREAAARYADTDTASADGIDDAGAALS
- a CDS encoding esterase, translating into MKNRHLVIAVAVILTVAACDSSTEPAASSEAVTTPTTTSTSGTATTSAAPTAAAAESSACTELEGTVGAANLCTVHTETPDYTIDMSFPVDYPDQDAVAEVLTDQRDEFIDLVEDQPARDVPKALDIKSQTFRSGAPGSGTESLVFEEYVNFGGAHPVTNYDALNFDLGKKAPITFDALFKPDADPVAMLDRLVAADLEKQLPSVTVGDNPIGAGMYKNFALTDDAVLFFLSQGQWTISAAGPRTVSIPRAELASILA
- a CDS encoding SseB family protein; this encodes MDLVDNVTVRRVVGEFAAQPDQRRALEVLRSCMYGELLFDITGSDAPVDGSFAAGARLQIRGGTGPGGGRALFAFTCQDEIARLYPPDTQTQSMVTPATGALELARQQRDDWLYIDPAGPTCALAAAHIDFALRNPNNQPLKTALAALHAGHTDRRGVLQVLLAEGQMLLAADETSVPGSVTVRSTPSADGSRALVCFTSAPEVVVFNVSDAFFARPTQEVLDMIRTDGYSGLVINPAGPSITFSRDEIESGSGLSG
- a CDS encoding FMN-binding glutamate synthase family protein, whose translation is MGRAVRALAAAAASTVGAVVARDLFQRKHALLRNYPLLGHARYLIEAIGPELRQYIVAANDEERPFTRDQRRWVYASAKKENNYFGFGTDNDLEYTVGYPVIKHRTFSRADPPTAPRAGHELEVPCAKVLGAARNRPKAFRPKSIVNISAMSFGSLSGNAVEALNRGAALAGCLHNAGEGGISRYHRHGGELIFQIGTAYFGCRDDDGRFDLDKLKAVVAGAPVRALEIKLSQGAKPSLGGLLPAPKVSAEIAEARGIPEGRDCISPSRHAEFSDTDSLLDWVELLAAETGLPVGIKSAVGDLEFWCELTDLMQETGRGVDFVTIDGGEGGTGAAPMIFTDTVSLPFQLGFAQVYQIFANRGLHEQVVFIGGGKLGLPDNAIIGFALGCDMVNVAREAMLAIGCIQAQKCHTDTCPTGVATQNAWLARGVVPEVKAERMANYVKTLRRDLVKVAEACGVEHPGLIKTESVDILNGRIGSTPLHEVYGYAPGMGLPSEADRDKIVALMTDREPEGGSAPPSASAVG